The following DNA comes from Triticum aestivum cultivar Chinese Spring chromosome 3D, IWGSC CS RefSeq v2.1, whole genome shotgun sequence.
cggcggctgtgataacgacgcagatcttgctgataaatcgccgaacgggctgccgccatgtcacgctcctcatctaacaggtcaagagcttcctgccgtgccttctcgttgtcagcttctacatacgccgctacacgaggtgagtcatgacggatgtcactatgAAGAAtcacttccgctccataaaccatgaaaaacggtgtgtatcctgtcaatctgttgggtgtggtattgatgctccataacactgaaggtagctcctcaacccaacaacccggcgtccgttgcaaaggaaccataagccagggttcgatgcctctcaagatctcttgattggccctctccgcttgaccattggaccgggggtgagccactgatgacacgtcaagccggatgtgctcacgttgacagaactccttcatggcaccctttgacagattggtaccattgtctgttataatgctgtgtggaaagccaaaccggaagattacctttttgatgaattgaaccgccgcggctgcgtcacacttactaactggctctgcctccacccacttcgtgaacttatcaaccgccaccaaaaggtgggtcttcttgtccttagacctcttgaaaggcccaaccatatccagcccccaagttgcaaacggccaggtgattggaatcaccctctattcttgagctggtacatgagcgcgccttgagaatttctgacagccatcacacgttttgaccaagtcctcggcatcagcataagctgtcaaccaatagaaaccgtgacgaaattggccaccaaagattttgaaccagcgtggtgaccacaatctccttcgtggatctcacgcaaaatttcacggccttcctctagagacacacagcgttgaaacgcccctgtcacactgcaatgatgtaactctccattgataatagtgtaacgccccgagaccgacgctccagacggcttccatgtttttcgttgttgtcatgtgttttattttgtgtgttgcattcatcatcgcatcatttgcattgcatcggcactacgttgccgtcatgttttaaaaatTTGCATTcgatcgtagttgccgcgttccccttgtcttcgttgaccgttctgagaccaaccGGATTTTCGATTCTCTCTTGTCTAACCGTTggaccctctctgcacaaccaccgacccccctcgcgcgcgtccgaaagttgtcccgtacccgacccggtttgttgttaccgttggattcggatcatccccaaacatctacaaaacatctccgttttctttatttggacttcctagcctatttttctcgtcCGCTCAATTTTAATCGGAGGGACCGAATTAGCACATACCCAAAAAACCATCTGCTATAAATAATGACCGAACCCCAATTTTTAGGGGAGCTGTCCCATCAATCCCTCCCTGCCGccactcctcgtcctcctcgggatccctcccgatccacccaTTCCACCAACCAGAGACTTCCCTGCTCGATCCCAAGGGGATCACGAGCAGCTCATCCCCGCTGCCGATGAACCAGGCCGGACCTCACGCCCCTGccctttctcttcctttcttcttcccgtGCCTCACATCTCTCTGTTTCCTCTCGTTCTCTCTCCCGCAGGAGCCCATGGCGAGCCTGACCGAGCCCCTCACATGGCACCCTCGCGCCCGAGCTCTTCATCAGCCCCGCGTCACCGGAGTCAAGCCACCGGCCGCCCGAGCCTTGTGCGCCTCTGCCTCGAGGACCTCCTCGTCCCCAACCAGGACGCCATGGTCGGCCTCCTCTGTTCGTCCTCTGCCTCGTGCGTGACCCCGTCGGCCGGATCTGCTCGAGCTCGCCGTCCCCTGCGCCTCAAACTCCTCCTGCCGGAGCCGCAAGTCCCGTGCCTCCGTGTTATGCGCCGCCGTCTACATCCCGCCTGAACGGATCGAGCGATCCTGCTCATCCCGCACGCCGCCAAGCCTGACCTCGCGGCTTTGTCCTGTTCGAGGGAATGAGCGAGCGGCTTGCCTCTGCTCCACCTCCCCCGTTTTCGGTCGCCATCTCCGGCGAGTGCAGACGCCAGTGTAGCCCCGCAGGTCGCCGTCTCCCTACTCCCATCTTCCTTTTCCTCCCGCGTTCTCCCGTTGCATGGCTTATCTCTGTCTCTCTCCCGTGGTCAGGAGAACCCCGTCACCAGTACGCATGGGAGCCACCTCCTGCCGTCGCTCGGAGCTGGCGCCCCTTCGCCCGTCCTCGCCGGATTGAGCAGCCTCCGTGCCCCTGCCAAGCCCGCCTCCTGTCACCAAGCGCAGCCGCTGCCGGACGCCCCGCGGCGTCGACCTGCTCTCAGCGCCGGTGCTTCCTCTGCTTCGCTCGACTGGATGCAGCCGCTCGCCCCGTTGACCGCGCGAGCCCGTCAGCGCATCTCTGCCTCGCTGGCCAATGCCCAGCCTGCTCCAGCTCCCCAACCGGCCTGCTACCTCCTCCACCGAACAGGCCAAGGCCtactgggtgaggccacaccccagcgcccctGCTCTTGTTTTTTTCCTCTGTTGGGCTTCCTATTCACATTCGGCCCATGTGATGTTTTTTTTCAGGACCTGTGAATTTAGCTATTATCCGAGGATTTACAGTATTGCAGAAAAACCCCTCATGTTCTtgcattaataattaattaaccgtgcatcttttgtaaataatttatatatgaaaaatgcttagaatttcatctagtttcataatatgcaactttcacccatgttaatattatttaaattgctgtttgatttaatttgctcgtatgccatgttaaaatgatttaattcataactaattaaccgtaactcggatttaaataaactatatatgtaacttgcttggaaaaatgcctagtttaacatggtgcacttcattttgctgtttaacaatactaaaattgcgtttatggcagcACAGTACCAATCCCaatatatggacatgaggattttccagaattgttgttgtttgtttccggcctcatttaacttgcttaaataggtagtttccttatgcttcacctcttgccatggttaacaacatttaactttgttgggtacataatcgagagagaactaaataattgatgtggtgtttcgtcaatatgcaactcgttgcatattgagctccacttaatttgtagtgttgtttgttgcactttgccatgccatgcctcattaaaccggacatgcatcatacttgtttgtgcatcatgccatgtgtatgtggtggttgtttactatgttgtttgtttctttccggtttgcttctcccgttagcttcggtttcgttccggagttgtgaggattcgttcgactacattcgtttgtcttcttcatggactcgttcttcttcctagcgggatctcaggcaagatgaccaccccttgaaatcacttctatcattgcttgctagttgttcgctctattgctatgccgcgttacctaccacttgctatatcatgcctcccaaattgccatgaaaccacctctaacctttgccatccttcctagcaaaccgttgtttggctatgttaccgctttgctcagccccttcttatagcgttgctagttgcaggtgaggatgaagattgctccatgttggattatgtttatgttgggatatcacaatagctcttatttaattaatgcatctatatacttggtaaagggtggaaggctcggccttatgcctggtattttgttccactcttgccgccctagtttctgtcttaccggtgttatgttccttgattttgcgttccttacgcagttgggtgatttatgggacccccttgacagttcgctttgaataaaactcctccggcaaggcccaaccttggttttaccatttgctaccacctatccccttttcccttgggttctgcagactcaagggtcatctttattttagacccccccgggctagtgctccttcgagtgttggtccgaactgaatagactgcagggccacctcgtggaaactcgaggtctggttttactcgtaggatgtctcatccggtgttgccctgagaacgagatatgtgcagctcctatcgggatttgtcggcacatcgggcggctttgctggtcttgttttaccattgtcgaaatgtcttgtaaaccgggattccgagactgatcgggtcttcctgggagaaggtttatccttcgttgaccgtgagagcttataatgggctaagttgggacacccctgcagggtattatctttcgaaagccgtgcccgtggttatgtggcagatgggaatttgttaatatccggttgtagagaacttgacacctgaccttaattaaaacgcatcaaccgcctatgtagccgtgatggtctcttcttggtggagtccgggaagtgaacacggtttctgggttttgtttgacgtaagtaggagttcaggatcacttcttgatcattgctagttcacgaccgttccgttgcttctcttctcgctctcacttgcgtatgttagccaccatatatgcttagtgcttgctgcagctccaccttattacaccatcctttcctataagcttaaatagtcttgatctcgcgggtgtgagattgctgagtcctcgtgactcacagatacttccaaacagttgcaggtgccgatgataccagtgcaggtgacgcaaccgaactcaagtgggagctcgatgaagatcttgtttgttgtgttgtttcttttcattttgatcagtagtggtgcccagttgggacaatcagggatctagcagttgggttgtcttcttttattttggttccgtagtcggacctatgtgtgtactctgaatgatgtatgaatttattatgtattgtgtgaagtggcgattgtaagccatctctttatcccattcttgttcattacatgggattgtgtgaagatgacccttcttgcgacaaaaccacaatgcggttatgcctctaagtcgtgcctcgacacgtgggagatatagccgcatcgtgggcgttacaagttggtaatcagagccatccccgactaaggagccccctgcttgatcgaatcgctggcgttgttgagtctagaacaaaaatgttttgagtcttaggattatatatatcggagagtaggattctttttactcctcagtcccttcgtcgctctggtgaggtctcctgacgtagaagttttgactattccctcctcaaatttcactaaaaaaaattttaggatcacgcgggtatcttggaatcgttccgatggttttgtgacgagaacattgttcttggtgcctcctgacatttaggggttgtggcagtgtcccggggagttgagctccaaggtgttgtcgtcacaattttatcgttacagttctggaatacctgagtttcgccgacatcgaaatctcttttatggagttgttggtgagatcacctcgacgccacccagtactggggcgggagttcgggagtattgccagaacttgtataacggatgtttttcgaaggttgaggtaaacgatttccagagttttcttggttatgtgttgacggatggatacagctggatctagggattgctagtttgggtgatatattttgtgtcccctgtatccccaacacctgattgcataaccagaaagtttcgggagtttataagtgggaattcaagtagctcctaggatatccttccgacagatgcatgatttgagattggggttcgacgtctagtggtccgcctttccacggttggttttacagtggtctcgtagtgtcttaaagagtccttggctatgccgactcggggacgcttcatatgtcatgtgcattgccttgtacatgatggtgctgtacgatcgagcccgtgtgggccccaccacgaaaacttcggacgaaatctctatcatatgtttgttccggcttattttgcaagacaaatcctttgttttgttttgttttgtggtattcgagttgcttcgaagtcaaatgtggattccatacttttcctaagcggtgttctcatatttctatgtggatgataatccttcttgattatcgaggtcgtcatgttaattcttttccaaccggcgtgcttctcttcaagtggatccgatcttttcaacatccgcaagatcaacttaagtctcaacggtgtttgtttcatccgtcccaagttgcctttgttttcccacgctcccaccctttttcttcaaggactcagatttcttaatcaagtatcctttttattgatgcaaagtctcttcattcttttctttcaatgttcttatctggtgattttccatgaagatgctcacgaaacttcaagtttatcattcttcattcttttcttctccggtggactaaattcaagccttcaatgttggtcacattcctttcctcgttccaaatgctttctcatgccggtatatctcttaatcattccccgcttgctattcaattgttccggagtgctgaagatatctctgaagattcgtgtttccactccgcatcaattctaactatttcaaggttgttatcacattcaagccatttaattcaacccgtgcaatctccttttcaagtaatcatttcaacggtgtttcttttgagtgggccctaacccacaggtctttttccaggatcttacctgactcttctaatttttccggagttattctctaattcattgcaaagtttgacgtaagaatgaattatcagtcaaatgtctttctccaagatctttcaaactcttttcattattggttcaatctttctaattttcatcccggagtatctcaacaattcatggtcgtgtttctcgtcatcattctcaacatttgaagaccgaagaagaatttctcgtaaatcttggtccgttctcttgaagattcatagttctagcttatgccatcctctcataattgttttcgattgtgagaattcttttcttacccatccggagcatttcagagttgttttcagtttgattctccgaaggccatcatctcagaagatttcttcgttctaagttttcagcttcgttcttcaattattctaaattgatgtctcttcgttcatctccatattattccggtgcatcgtccaagtattctctaatcaattcatgatctcttcgttgcacttgtatctaaattctgtcaagtatctttattcgttttctaattcttctcagtgaattgtgcctttgctactttcaatttcaattctcgcggtggttcgttcaagattttctctcccttcgttatcatatcaatttattcgttgtttcaatcctaccggtggttcgttgaagtccttcccaagtttgcgctatatttcttttaatcctttctacgagaataagtagtatgccaaatccattgcttgttatcaatttaattggtgaaggatacgcgtaatgtaattcttattcttgtttcatccaagtgtttaatcccttcttttggagttcgttcatgatatcaaattcttgatttcaattgttcatctttctttccggagctccaagttatttcaattatatcattttaaagcttcatctaatcattgcaaggcttctcccggagttcttttcaagtttccatttcgtttgatcattcttttattaccggagttcttcatcggggctctacatggtggctcatcaaggattcgtttcattctccaattgttcttcaagatttctctcggagttaagatccgtcaaactatactctaaaataaacatggtgttctacACATGCCttgttttgtggagtccaagcattcttcatcttgcattccgaagtgcaattctttctctcatatcttttgaggtggtgttatgtcgttcttgacaatttgagttcgcgtttcatggttcacatgttgtcaagaatgagatattttaaatccaccaatctctttgttggagttatcttggtatagatttcacttaaagccttctcgaaggaatgttgctaattgtggtgtctatatatgatccaagtttttctcatatcctctcggcgagagaagatttcatctcttcgttgatctcaagcaagcaattgttttcgttagtggcaaaattttcacctcatgttttgagatgtctccataagcccacgaggatcatatccttttgttgttggttttttccaacaactccgttataaccttcttggaaggatgctttccaagctcatttgtggcagaagttgtcattttcttctccgttatcttattccgacgatctatcttctattcgttcgtccggaggcattgtgatgttgctctcttcgaccaatcatcttgttttgtcaagatcatgtaatttttcctgtCTTATCcatttagccggagtgtcgtgttttcattcgagttcttcccattctgtcaagttttgtctccttcctcaaccggagtgctgtctgaaatctttcttcccccttgtgccattctttcatcagttccggaggcagtgtgttgttaatttcatcgagtatcctctcatcttgtcaagatcatgttcaattccttccatttacagtcggagtgctgcccaaattatatcactcttattccttctctatcttgttttaaccggagtgttgtcgtaattgatctttatcgttccttatacatctcatttcaaccggagtgctggcTGAATTCTTTTCGCTCTCATTCCTTCTCTATTTCGTttaaaccggagtggtttcgaagtAATTCTCGTTCATTGATTTTTTCATTCttgtctttcaacctacagggttctcgtgatgttccttgctcctctttcctaacggattgttttcaactttgttcatcttcgttgtattctctcttttaattcgttcaacctctcaaggttctttggtttcactcgtttgtcaaagaagaaatttagttttacctcttctcctcatcttccgtttccctccggtgccatcctagatctcgggacgagatcctcttgtagtggtggagtgttgtaacgccctgagaccgacgctccagacggcttccatgtttttcgttgttgtcctgtgttttactttgtgtgttgcattcatcatcgcatcatttgcattgcatcggcacttcattgccgtcatgttttaaaaatTTGCATTcgatcgtagttgccgcgttccccttgtcttcgttgaccgttctgagaccaaccggattttcgattctctcttgtctgaccgtttgaccctctctgcacaaccaccgacccccctcgcgcgcgtccgaaagttgtcccgtacccgacccggtttgttgttaccgttggattcggatcatccccaaacatctacaaaacatctccgttttcttatttggacttcctagcctatttttctcgtcCGCTCAATTTTAATCGGAGCGACCGAATTAGCCCATAAAAAAAACCATCTGCTATAAATAATGACCCAACCCTAATTTTTAGGGGATCTGTCCCATCAATCCCTCCCCGCCGccactcctcgtcctcctcgggatccctcccgatccacccaTTCCACCAACCAGAGACTTCCCTGCTCGATCCCAAGGGGATCACGAGCAGCTCATCCCCGCTGCCGACGGACCAGGCCGGACCTCGCGCCCCTGccctttctcttcctttcttcttcttcccgtgCCTCACATCTCTCTGTTTCCTCTCGTTCTCTCTCCCGCAGGAGCCCATGGCGAGCCTGACCGAGCCCCTCACATGGCGCCCTCGTGCCCGAGCTCTTCATCAGCCCCGCGTCACCGGAGTCAAGCCACCGGCCGCCCGAGCCTTGTGCGCCTCTGCCTCGAGGACCTCCTCGTCCCCAACCAGGACGCCATGGTCGGCCTCCTCTGTTCGTCCTCTGCCTCGTGCGCGACCCCGTCGGCCGGATCTGCTCGAGCACGCCGTCCCCTGGGCCTCAAACTCCTCCTGCCGGAGCCGCAAGTCCCGTGCCTCTGCGTTCAGCGCCGCCGTTTGCATCCCGCCTGAACGGATCGAGTGATCCTGCTCATCCCGCGCGCCGCCAAGCCCGACCTCGCCTCTGCTTTGTCCTGTTCGAGGGAATGAGCGAGCGGCTTGCCTCTGCTCCACCTCCCCCGTTTCGGTCGCCATCTCCGGCGAGTGCAGACGCCAGTGTAGCCCCGCAGGTCGCCGTCTCCCTCCTCCCATCTTCCATTTCCTCCCGCGTTCTCCCGTTGCATGTCTTATCTCTGTCTCTCTCCCGTGGTCAGGAGAACCCCGTCGCCAGTACGCATGGGAGCCACCTCCTGCCGTCGCTCGGAGATGACGCCCCTTCGCCCGTCCTCGCCGGATTGAGCagcctccgcgcccctgccaagcCCGCCTCCTGTCAC
Coding sequences within:
- the LOC123074059 gene encoding uncharacterized protein isoform X1, producing MSERLASAPPPPFRSPSPASADASVAPQVAVSLLPSSISSRVLPLHVLSLSLSRGQENPVASTHGSHLLPSLGDDAPSPVLAGLSSLRAPAKPASCHQALPLPDALRRRPALSADASSASLDWMQPLAPLTARARQRISASLAKAQPAPAPQPACYLLHRTGQGLLASVSFRSCEDSFDYIRLSSSWTRSSS
- the LOC123074059 gene encoding uncharacterized protein isoform X2, which gives rise to MSERLASAPPPPFRSPSPASADASVAPQVAVSLLPSSISSRVLPLHVLSLSLSRGQENPVASTHGSHLLPSLGDDAPSPVLAGLSSLRAPAKPASCHQALPLPDALRRRPALSADASSASLDWMQPLAPLTARARQRISASLAKAQPAPAPQPACYLLHRTGQGLLGPANLAIIRGFTVLQKNPSCSCINN